One Babesia bovis T2Bo chromosome 4 map unlocalized Chr4_1, whole genome shotgun sequence genomic window carries:
- a CDS encoding putative tubulin gamma chain: MPKEIITLQVGQCGNQIGIEFWKQLCAEHGIDQEGHVIGNQNYHHDRKDVFFYQADDEHYIPRAVLFDLEPRVVHGIMTSEYQRLYNPENVFLSKDGGGAGNNWARGYATADRVQDELFDIIDREADGSDSLEGFVLCHSISGGTGSGMGSYLLESLNEKYPKRLIQTYSVFPHLTTETSDVVVQPYNSILTLKRLTLNADSVVVLDNAALNRILVEKLKVTTPSIQETNTLVSNVMAASTATLRYPGPINNDLLGLMASLIAVPRCHFLITSYTPLTLQKHVSSIQKTTVLDVMRRLFQTQNVMMSAPMKDGKYMSALNVIMGDVDPTEIHKSLQRIRERKLVEFIKWNPASIQVALSKHSPYVPQQHKVSGLLLANHTSIAGLFQRCIQQFDKLYSRRAFLDNYKKEAMFSSPDGQGNFEEMEHSRDISQLLIDEYKRAEQDDFFDLGCQL; encoded by the exons ATGCCGAAAGAAATAATCACACTGCAAGTTGGCCAGTGCGGTAACCAAATAGGTATAGAATTCTGGAAGCAGCTCTGTGCTGAGCACGGCATTGACCAG GAAGGGCATGTAATTGGGAACCAAAATTATCACCATGATAGGAAAGATGTCTTCTTTTATCAGGCTGATGATGAGCATTACATCCCAAGGGCGGTACTTTTCGACCTTGAACCTAGGGTGGTCCATGGAATCATG ACATCTGAATACCAGCGACTTTATAACCCAGAGAACGTATTTCTTTCAAAGGATGGAGGTGGTGCTGGAAACAACTGGGCAAGAGGATATGCCACTGCCGATAGAGTGCAGGATGAGTTATTTGATATTATCGACAGAGAAGCCGATGGTTCTGACTCACTAGAAGGTTTCGTTCTTTGCCATTCTATTTCTGGTGGTACTGGAAGTGGTATGGGAAGTTACCTTCTAGAAAGTCTAAATGAAAAGTATCCCAAGAGGCTTATACAGACTTACTCTGTATTCCCTCACCTCACCACTGAGACCAGTGACGTGGTTGTTCAACCCTACAACAGCATACTAACGCTAAAACGTTTAACCCTGAACGCGGACTCTGTCGTTGTACTCGACAATGCTGCACTCAATCGCATTTTAGTGGAGAAATTAAAAGTCACAACTCCATCAATACAAGAAACAAACACATTA GTATCTAATGTAATGGCTGCATCCACCGCCACACTGAGGTATCCGGGACCCATTAACAATGACTTACTGGGCCTCATGGCCTCACTCATCGCAGTGCCTCGTTGCCATTTTCTCATCACATCTTATACTCCATTAACACTACAAAAGCACGTTTCATCAATACAGAAGACCACTGTTCTTGACGTTATGCGTCGTTTATTCCAAACACAGAATGTGatg ATGTCTGCCCCTATGAAAGATGGCAAATATATGTCAGCGCTAAATGTAATCATGGGCGACGTGGATCCGACAGAAATACACAAGAGCCTGCAGAGGATTAGGGAGCGGAAGCTAGTGGAATTTATCAAGTGGAACCCAGCATCTATCCAAGTAGCGCTAtccaaacattcaccatACGTACCACAACAACACAAGGTGTCAGGACTGCTACTGGCAAATCACACTTCGATAGCCGGG TTATTTCAACGCTGTATACAACAATTTGATAAACTCTACAGTAGAAGAGCGTTTTTGGACAATTATAA GAAAGAAGCAATGTTCAGTAGTCCGGATGGCCAGGGTAATTTCGAAGAAATGGAACATTCCCGCGACATCTCTCAATTGCTCATAGACGAGTATAAGAGAGCTGAACAAGATGATTTCTTTGACTTGGGATGTCAACTTTag
- a CDS encoding putative seryl-tRNA synthetase: MVLDIKYFRNSNLLQLLRASESRRCVANSMVDSVIAADEEWKRANHAYEQAKRHYNEISKKIGMVVSNKIPAVDADGNSIEKSVLIEQLKGEAESHKSELADLLNKANALSKNRDVLLRSVGNIVSEDTVASKDEDENAVVSHWEPSKYGWEDYIQSRDIKEYSTTETKTVGEHGIRLPPWPVLSHCDVMLNLNGVNLKKGIEVAGHRGYYLRGQCCLLNLAIIQYGIDFLTRRGYDAVMPPYFMKKDIMRECAELGDFEETLYCIPPLRHNESSASNDNNHPSTELKDEDYEREKLYLIATSEQPIAALHRNETYSIKELPLKYAGLSTCFRREAGAHGRDLRGIFRIHQFQKVEQFVVCGAEDSWKHHDEMINISKEFYQSLNLPYRVVSIVAGALNNAAAKKYDLEAYFPEMAAYRELVSCSNCTDYQSCDLNTKYFEKDTSQRQLCHMLNGTLVASQRTLCCILENYQTPHGLIVPKVLVPYMGGVEFIPYAEKKNNE, translated from the coding sequence ATGGTACTAGATATCAAGTATTTCAGAAACAGCAACCTCCTACAGCTCCTCAGAGCCTCGGAATCACGTAGGTGTGTCGCCAACTCTATGGTCGACTCGGTGATCGCGGCAGACGAGGAATGGAAAAGAGCTAATCATGCTTATGAGCAAGCAAAGAGACATTATAACGAAATTTCAAAGAAAATTGGCATGGTTGTATCCAATAAAATCCCAGCGGTTGATGCAGATGGGAATTCTATCGAGAAATCGGTTCTTATAGAACAGCTAAAGGGAGAAGCCGAGAGCCACAAGTCAGAACTGGCAGATCTGTTAAATAAGGCAAATGCCCTTAGTAAAAATCGTGATGTGTTGCTGAGATCTGTTGGTAACATCGTATCAGAAGATACGGTAGCATCCAAGGATGAGGATGAAAATGCAGTTGTATCACATTGGGAACCATCAAAGTACGGTTGGGAAGATTATATCCAATCTCGTGATATAAAGGAGTACAGTACAACCGAGACTAAAACCGTGGGCGAACATGGTATACGTCTACCTCCATGGCCTGTATTAAGCCACTGTGATGTGATGCTTAACCTTAATGGAGTAAACCTTAAGAAAGGTATTGAGGTTGCCGGACACAGAGGCTATTACCTTAGGGGACAGTGCTGCTTACTTAACCTGGCCATAATACAGTACGGTATAGACTTCCTTACACGCAGGGGTTACGATGCAGTCATGCCACCTTATTTCATGAAGAAGGACATTATGCGCGAGTGTGCCGAATTAGGTGATTTCGAAGAGACTTTATACTGTATACCTCCATTGAGGCACAATGAAAGTAGTGCCAGCAATGACAACAATCATCCTAGCACAGAACTTAAGGATGAAGATTACGAACGTGAGAAGCTGTACCTGATAGCCACTAGCGAGCAACCTATTGCTGCGCTTCACAGGAATGAGACGTACTCAATAAAGGAGTTGCCCCTAAAGTATGCAGGTCTCTCCACGTGCTTCAGGAGGGAGGCAGGAGCACATGGTCGTGACCTAAGGGGAATTTTCAGGATACATCAATTCCAAAAGGTAGAGCAGTTTGTAGTCTGTGGCGCGGAGGATTCGTGGAAACATCATGATGAAATGATTAACATATCAAAGGAGTTCTACCAATCGCTAAATCTTCCCTACCGAGTGGTATCCATAGTGGCAGGAGCACTCAACAATGCGGCAGCAAAGAAATATGACCTCGAGGCATATTTCCCAGAAATGGCGGCATACCGTGAACTCGTGTCGTGTTCAAATTGCACTGATTACCAATCTTGCGACCTTAATACAAAATACTTTGAGAAAGACACGTCCCAGAGACAGCTCTGTCATATGTTAAATGGCACGCTGGTAGCCTCCCAGCGTACGTTATGCTGTATTCTGGAAAACTACCAAACACCACATGGACTTATTGTACCCAAGGTATTGGTTCCGTATATGGGCGGTGTGGAGTTCATTCCATATGCCGAAAAGAAAAACAACGAATAG
- a CDS encoding RNA 3'-terminal phosphate cyclase family protein: MGATRSTTVVKKERLLKEIELDSLSHLRIVAVLGFISNTSVIIRDKRSLLTHESQLLYLLAKVTQGGRIEVDKDMVKIYPGRIVGGKFRFECSPIAPLSYYLEPLVYLSVFSSEPFHITLIRQGGDAVEEDFVNNYSLLETFCSSATLVLRKIGCTSVDFKFKEPFEVVFTNSPLVQIAPMDFSTLSKVKKIRGSVMVRCLQPSLGTNVIIGCKHVLSQVCDNIYIDLVSPKSATQPYISVSLIAEGTNVVYTADHTISLKNQATEPAVPAISGNTSLSKILEIAQRKSSQPEPSATPNDVTPSIHEHYEAIGASVARRLLGEIQLKGVFDTTHQHLPLIFMAMSGDYQISVLRMGRMNDYSVQMLRKIKQFLGVTFIFEEEEDSILLKCVGSSFHNSGITTF, translated from the exons ATGGGAGCCACTCGTAGCACAACCGTTGTGAAGAAGGAGCGTCTTCTGAAGGAGATTGAGTTGGATTCTTTGTCTCATTTACGTATTGTTGCTGTGCTCGGATTCATTTCGAATACGTCTGTGATTATAAGAGAT AAACGCTCTTTATTGACTCATGAATCGCAACTTCTTTACTTACTTGCCAAAGTCACTCAAGGTGGCAGAATTGAAGTGGACAAGGATATGGTAAAAATATACCCTGGTCGTATTGTAGGCGGCAAATTCAGATTTGAGTGTTCACCTATAGCCCCCTTGTCCTACTACCTGGAGCCACTTGTTTATCTGTCTGTGTTTTCATCTGAGCCCTTTCACATTACCCTGATACGCCAAGGTGGTGATGCGGTAGAAGAGGATTTTGTGAACAATTACAGTTTGCTTGAAACTTTTTGTTCGAGCGCTACCCTTGTTTTACGTAAGATCGGTTGTACTTCTGTTGACTTCAAGTTTAAAGAGCCGTTCGAAGTAGTGTTTACAAACAGTCCGTTGGTACAGATTGCGCCTATGGACTTTTCAACGTTGAGTAAGGTTAAGAAGATACGGGGTAGTGTGATGGTACGCTGCCTCCAGCCTAGTTTGGGTACCAACGTTATTATCGGTTGTAAACATGTTCTCAGCCAAGTTTGTGACAATATTTACATTGATTTAGTATCACCAAAATCTGCAACCCAGCCCTATATATCCGTGTCGCTGATTGCTGAAGGCACCAACGTGGTTTACACTGCAGATCACACTATCTCGCTAAAAAATCAAGCAACGGAACCCGCTGTTCCTGCTATAAGTGGCAATACCAGTCTTTCTAAGATACTGGAGATCGCACAAAGAAAGTCATCGCAACCTGAACCTTCTGCAACACCCAACGATGTTACTCCAAGCATTCATGAGCATTATGAGGCCATTGGAGCTAGTGTGGCACGAAGGTTACTCGGAGAAATACAGCTTAAAGGGGTATTTGATACAACCCATCAGCATCTTCCATTGATATTCATGGCAATGTCAGGAGATTATCAGATATCTGTGCTACGCATGGGACGCATGAATGATTATTCCGTCCAGATGCTCCGCAAAATAAAGCAGTTTCTTGGTGTGACATTCATATTCGAGGAAGAAGAGGACTCAATACTGCTTAAGTGCGTCGGCAGCAGCTTCCACAATAGTGGTATAACTACCTTCTAA